Proteins encoded in a region of the Nicotiana tomentosiformis chromosome 9, ASM39032v3, whole genome shotgun sequence genome:
- the LOC104115138 gene encoding myosin-6 isoform X4 — MSVSASVVVGSHVWVEDPEVAWIDGVVAEVNGEEITVNCTSGKTVVTNLSHVYAKDTDAPSCGVDDMTKLSYLHEPGVLQNLRSRYDMNEIYTYTGSILIAVNPFKRLPHLYDKSVMEQYKGIALGELPPHPFAIADAAYRLMISEGISQSILVSGESGAGKTESTKMLMQYLAYMGGRAAAEGRSVEQQVLESNPVLEAFGNAKTVRNNNSSRFGKFVELQFDKRGRISGAAIKTYLLERSRVCQVSDPERNYHCFYLLCAAPPQDVEKYKVGNPRTFHYLNQSNFFELAGVDESEEYLATRRAMDIVGISHDEQDAIFRVVAAILHLGNVEFAKGTETDASEPKDDKSRFHLKIAAELFMCDEKSLEDSMCKRVMVTRDETITKSLDPQAAAVSRDALAKIVYSRLFDWIVNKINNSIGQDPDSTFSIGVLDIYGFESFKTNSFEQFCINLTNEKLQQHFNQHVFKMEQEEYTKEEIDWSYIEFIDNQDILDLIEKKPGGIIALLDEACMFPRSTYETFAEKLYQTFKDHKRFSKPKLSRTDFTICHYAGDVTYQTEFFLDKNKDYVVPEHQATLTASRCHFVSGLFPPLPEESSKQTKFSSIGARFKQQLQALLETLNATEPHYVRCVKPNNLLKPEIFENQNVLQQLRCGGVLEAIRISCAGYPTRKPFDEFLSRFKVLAPEVLNGSIDEVAACGRLLEKAGLKGYQVGKTKVFLRAGQMAELDTRRNEVLGRSASIIQAKARTYFARKTFLLLRVSAIQVQAVCRGQLARAIYECMRREAASLRIQKDARKYLARKSYGLLCSSAVSIQAGLRGMAARNELQFRKRTNAAIFIQSDWRRYLKRLHYRRMKKAAIVLQCAWRAKMARRELRKLKMAAKETGALQEAKSKLEKEVEELTQRLQVEKLMRDNLEEAKTQETMKLQSALGETRLQLKETKELLMKERGATTKDNLEETKTQETMKLQSALEETRLQLQEAKEQLVKEHGATTKAAEQGSVIQEIRVIDQGLVDKLNAENEQLKVLVNSLEKKIDETEKKYEETSKLSEERLKQALDAEAKIIELKISMQRLEEKLSDIEDQQILRQQALHLPSGKTSNRFAIKTQPSENGHHEPQAATPARRFGTDSMRRSNAGAQGKWFGTESMRRSIAEKQRESVDNLIKCVSQDLGFSEGKPVAAFTIYKCLLHWNSFEAEKTNVFDRLIQMIGSAIEDETNNNHMAYWLSNGATLLFLLQHTLKTTSSAPSKPPQPTSFFGRMAQSFRSSSANIAIGGLDTVRQVEAKQPALLFKLQLSAYVEKIYGIIRDNWKRDLSSLLTSYIQASQISKGGSSQSPRKSLDGRSPQGPWDGLIESLNGLLGTLKENYVHPVFVQKILNQIFSYINVQLFNSLLLNKECCSFSNGEYVKAGLQELELWCGNVKEEYVGSSWDELKHVRQAVGFLVINQKSRLSSEDLTTDLCPILSSQQLYRICTLYWDEDFNTQGVSADVISSFKDQANEDGNDADNAQEADNNNFILDDNSSIPISVEEINSSLKDVDFTGVKPAKELLEHPAFQFLRE; from the exons ATG AGTGTTTCCGCCAGTGTTGTGGTTGGATCTCATGTATGGGTTGAGGATCCTGAGGTAGCTTGGATAGATGGGGTAGTTGCTGAAGTCAATGGTGAAGAGATCACAGTTAACTGCACGTCAGGGAAGACA GTTGTAACCAATCTATCCCATGTGTACGCAAAAGATACTGATGCGCCTTCTTGTGGCGTGGATGATATGACAAAACTTTCTTATCTGCATGAACCAGGAGTTTTGCAGAATTTGAGAAGTCGATATGACATGAATGAAATTTAT ACTTACACTGGGAGCATATTGATTGCCGTGAACCCCTTCAAGCGGTTACCCCATTTATATGATAAAAGTGTGATGGAACAGTACAAAGGCATTGCACTTGGGGAGCTGCCCCCTCATCCGTTTGCTATTGCTGATGCTGCTTACAG GCTGATGATTAGTGAAGGGATAAGCCAGTCAATTTTGGTAAGTGGAGAGAGTGGAGCGGGAAAGACAGAGAGCACAAAAATGCTTATGCAGTATCTTGCATACATGGGAGGACGAGCGGCAGCTGAGGGAAGGAGCGTGGAACAGCAAGTCCTTGAG TCAAATCCGGTTTTAGAAGCCTTCGGTAATGCTAAGACAGTCAGAAACAACAACTCAAG TCGTTTTGGTAAGTTTGTGGAGCTCCAGTTTGATAAAAGAGGGAGGATATCTGGTGCTGCTATAAAAACATATCTGCTGGAACGATCACGTGTTTGTCAAGTTTCTGATCCTGAGAGAAATTATCACTGCTTCTATTTGCTTTGTGCTGCGCCACCTCAG GATGTTGAAAAATACAAAGTAGGGAATCCTAGGACATTTCATTATCTGAACCAATCAAATTTTTTTGAACTAGCTGGAGTGGATGAGTCAGAGGAATACCTGGCAACGAGGCGGGCTATGGATATTGTTGGGATCAGTCATGATGAGCAG GATGCTATTTTTAGAGTAGTTGCTGCGATTCTTCACTTGGGAAACGTTGAATTTGCAAAGGGAACAGAAACTGATGCTTCAGAACCTAAGGATGATAAGTCTCGGTTCCATCTTAAGATTGCAGCTGAACTATTCAT GTGTGATGAGAAGTCTCTTGAGGACTCCATGTGCAAACGTGTCATGGTAACTCGTGATGAGACCATTACAAAGTCCCTCGATCCACAAGCTGCAGCTGTCAGTAGAGATGCTTTAGCCAAGATAGTTTACTCAAGATTGTTTGATTG GATAGTGAACAAGATCAATAATTCTATTGGCCAAGATCCTGATTCAACTTTCTCAATTGGTGTTCTAGATATCTATGGATTTGAGAGTTTCAAGACAAACAG TTTTGAGCAATTTTGCATTAATTTGACCAATGAAAAACTGCAGCAACATTTCAACCAG CATGTTTTCAAGATGGAGCAAGAAGAGTATACCAAAGAGGAAATTGACTGGAGTTACATAGAGTTCATTGATAACCAAGACATTCTTGATCTTATAGAAAAG AAACCTGGCGGGATCATTGCTCTTCTTGATGAGGCTTG TATGTTCCCAAGATCAACATATGAAACCTTCGCAGAAAAGCTATATCAGACTTTTAAAGATCATAAGCGGTTCAGCAAGCCAAAGTTGTCCCGGACTGATTTTACTATTTGCCACTATGCTGGTGAT GTCACTTACCAAACTGAGTTCTTTTTGGATAAGAACAAGGATTATGTAGTTCCAGAGCACCAAGCAACGCTTACTGCTTCAAGGTGCCACTTTGTCTCTGGCTTGTTTCCACCTTTACCTGAAGAATCTTCTAAACAGACCAAGTTCTCCTCTATTGGCGCTCGATTTAAA CAACAATTGCAAGCATTGCTTGAGACACTTAATGCCACAGAGCCTCATTATGTTCGTTGTGTGAAGCCAAATAATCTTTTGAAGCCAGAAATATTTGAGAATCAAAATGTACTCCAGCAGCTTCGTTGTGGG GGAGTTCTGGAGGCTATTCGGATCAGTTGTGCTGGCTATCCTACTCGGAAACCGTTTGATGAATTCTTAAGCCGGTTTAAGGTCCTTGCTCCTGAGGTTTTAAATGGAAG TATTGACGAGGTCGCCGCTTGCGGGAGACTTTTAGAGAAGGCTGGCCTCAAAGGTTATCAG GTTGGTAAAACAAAAGTGTTTCTTAGAGCCGGTCAAATGGCAGAATTAGACACCCGCCGAAATGAGGTCCTTGGCAGATCTGCTAGCATAATCCAGGCAAAAGCTCGCACATATTTCGCTCGCAAAACTTTTTTGTTGTTACGGGTTTCAGCAATCCAAGTCCAAGCTGTTTGTAGGG GCCAACTTGCACGGGCTATCTACGAGTGCATGAGGAGAGAAGCTGCCTCTCTGAGGATCCAAAAAGATGCACGCAAGTACCTTGCACGGAAATCTTATGGATTGCTGTGCTCTTCAGCTGTTTCAATTCAAGCAGGATTGCGTGGCATGGCTGCTCGAAATGAGCTTCAATTCAGAAAGCGAACAAATGCAGCTATCTTTATCCAG AGTGATTGGCGGAGATACTTGAAACGCCTACATTATAGGAGGATGAAGAAAGCAGCAATTGTGTTACAATGTGCCTGGAGAGCTAAAATGGCCCGCAGAGAATTACGAAAGCTAAAGATG GCAGCGAAAGAAACTGGAGCTCTCCAAGAAGCCAAAAGCAAGCTGGAAAAGGAAGTTGAAGAGCTGACACAGAGACTACAGGTGGAGAAGCTCATGAGG GACAATTTGGAGGAAGCTAAAACCCAGGAAACAATGAAATTACAGTCTGCATTGGGAGAGACAAGGCTTCAGCTTAAAGAAACTAAAGAGCTGCTCATGAAGGAACGTGGGGCTACCACAAAGGACAATCTGGAGGAAACTAAAACCCAGGAAACAATGAAATTACAGTCTGCATTGGAAGAGACAAGGCTTCAGCTTCAAGAAGCAAAAGAGCAGCTCGTGAAGGAACATGGGGCTACCACAAAGGCTGCGGAACAAGGATCTGTTATACAAGAGATCCGAGTTATAGATCAGGGGCTGGTCGACAAGCTTAATGCTGAAAATGAGCAGCTTAAG GTTCTTGTTAACTCATTGGAAAAGAAAATTGATGAAACAGAGAAAAAGTATGAGGAAACAAGCAAATTAAGTGAGGAGCGATTGAAGCAAGCTCTGGATGCAGAGGCTAAGATAATCGAGTTGAAGATTAGCATGCAAAG GCTTGAAGAGAAACTTTCCGATATAGAAGACCAGCAGATTCTTCGACAGCAAGCGTTACATTTACCTTCTGGGAAAACTTCAAACCGTTTCGCAATAAAAACTCAG CCTTCTGAAAATGGTCATCAT GAACCACAGGCTGCAACACCAGCAAGAAGGTTTGGTACAGATTCTATGAGGAGATCCAATGCTGGCGCACAAGGAAAATGGTTTGGTACAGAGTCTATGAGGAGATCCATTGCCGAAAAGCAGCGG GAGAGTGTGGATAATCTTATCAAATGTGTCAGTCAAGATCTAGGGTTCAGTGAAGGGAAACCAGTGGCTGCATTTACCATATACAAATGCCTACTTCATTGGAATTCCTTCGAAGCAGAAAAAACTAATGTATTTGATCGTCTTATTCAGATGATTGGTTCTGCGATAGAG GACGAGACAAACAATAATCACATGGCTTATTGGCTGTCCAACGGTGCAACATTGTTGTTTTTGCTTCAGCATACGCTGAAAACTACTAGTTCAGCTCCAAGTAAACCGCCCCAACCAACATCGTTTTTTGGTAGAATGGCGCAG AGTTTCCGTTCTTCATCAGCCAACATTGCAATTGGTGGTCTCGACACTGTACGCCAAGTTGAGGCAAAGCAGCCAGCTTTGCTTTTCAAGCTACAGCTCAGTGCTTATGTTGAAAAGATTTATGGAATTATTCGAGATAACTGGAAAAGGGACTTGTCTTCATTACTGACTTCATATATCCAG GCATCTCAAATATCAAAAGGTGGCTCCTCGCAATCACCACGGAAGTCCCTCGATGGTCGTTCTCCACAAGGTCCCTGGGACGGCTTAATTGAGAGCCTAAATGGGCTTCTCGGTACACTGAAAGAAAATTAT GTTCATCCAGTTTTTGTCCAGAAAATTCTAAACCAGATTTTTTCGTACATAAATGTTCAGCTTTTCAATAG CCTTCTCCTTAATAAAGAGTGCTGTTCATTCAGCAACGGGGAGTATGTAAAAGCTGGATTGCAAGAACTAGAACTTTGGTGTGGCAATGTTAAAGAAGAG TATGTTGgttcttcttgggatgaactAAAGCATGTGAGGCAGGCAGTAGGATTTTTG
- the LOC104115138 gene encoding myosin-6 isoform X3: MSVSASVVVGSHVWVEDPEVAWIDGVVAEVNGEEITVNCTSGKTVVTNLSHVYAKDTDAPSCGVDDMTKLSYLHEPGVLQNLRSRYDMNEIYTYTGSILIAVNPFKRLPHLYDKSVMEQYKGIALGELPPHPFAIADAAYRLMISEGISQSILVSGESGAGKTESTKMLMQYLAYMGGRAAAEGRSVEQQVLESNPVLEAFGNAKTVRNNNSSRFGKFVELQFDKRGRISGAAIKTYLLERSRVCQVSDPERNYHCFYLLCAAPPQDVEKYKVGNPRTFHYLNQSNFFELAGVDESEEYLATRRAMDIVGISHDEQDAIFRVVAAILHLGNVEFAKGTETDASEPKDDKSRFHLKIAAELFMCDEKSLEDSMCKRVMVTRDETITKSLDPQAAAVSRDALAKIVYSRLFDWIVNKINNSIGQDPDSTFSIGVLDIYGFESFKTNSFEQFCINLTNEKLQQHFNQHVFKMEQEEYTKEEIDWSYIEFIDNQDILDLIEKKPGGIIALLDEACMFPRSTYETFAEKLYQTFKDHKRFSKPKLSRTDFTICHYAGDVTYQTEFFLDKNKDYVVPEHQATLTASRCHFVSGLFPPLPEESSKQTKFSSIGARFKQQLQALLETLNATEPHYVRCVKPNNLLKPEIFENQNVLQQLRCGGVLEAIRISCAGYPTRKPFDEFLSRFKVLAPEVLNGSILIDSIDEVAACGRLLEKAGLKGYQVGKTKVFLRAGQMAELDTRRNEVLGRSASIIQAKARTYFARKTFLLLRVSAIQVQAVCRGQLARAIYECMRREAASLRIQKDARKYLARKSYGLLCSSAVSIQAGLRGMAARNELQFRKRTNAAIFIQSDWRRYLKRLHYRRMKKAAIVLQCAWRAKMARRELRKLKMAAKETGALQEAKSKLEKEVEELTQRLQVEKLMRDNLEEAKTQETMKLQSALGETRLQLKETKELLMKERGATTKDNLEETKTQETMKLQSALEETRLQLQEAKEQLVKEHGATTKAAEQGSVIQEIRVIDQGLVDKLNAENEQLKVLVNSLEKKIDETEKKYEETSKLSEERLKQALDAEAKIIELKISMQRLEEKLSDIEDQQILRQQALHLPSGKTSNRFAIKTQPSENGHHEPQAATPARRFGTDSMRRSNAGAQGKWFGTESMRRSIAEKQRESVDNLIKCVSQDLGFSEGKPVAAFTIYKCLLHWNSFEAEKTNVFDRLIQMIGSAIEDETNNNHMAYWLSNGATLLFLLQHTLKTTSSAPSKPPQPTSFFGRMAQSFRSSSANIAIGGLDTVRQVEAKQPALLFKLQLSAYVEKIYGIIRDNWKRDLSSLLTSYIQASQISKGGSSQSPRKSLDGRSPQGPWDGLIESLNGLLGTLKENYVHPVFVQKILNQIFSYINVQLFNSLLLNKECCSFSNGEYVKAGLQELELWCGNVKEEYVGSSWDELKHVRQAVGFLVINQKSRLSSEDLTTDLCPILSSQQLYRICTLYWDEDFNTQGVSADVISSFKDQANEDGNDADNAQEADNNNFILDDNSSIPISVEEINSSLKDVDFTGVKPAKELLEHPAFQFLRE, from the exons ATG AGTGTTTCCGCCAGTGTTGTGGTTGGATCTCATGTATGGGTTGAGGATCCTGAGGTAGCTTGGATAGATGGGGTAGTTGCTGAAGTCAATGGTGAAGAGATCACAGTTAACTGCACGTCAGGGAAGACA GTTGTAACCAATCTATCCCATGTGTACGCAAAAGATACTGATGCGCCTTCTTGTGGCGTGGATGATATGACAAAACTTTCTTATCTGCATGAACCAGGAGTTTTGCAGAATTTGAGAAGTCGATATGACATGAATGAAATTTAT ACTTACACTGGGAGCATATTGATTGCCGTGAACCCCTTCAAGCGGTTACCCCATTTATATGATAAAAGTGTGATGGAACAGTACAAAGGCATTGCACTTGGGGAGCTGCCCCCTCATCCGTTTGCTATTGCTGATGCTGCTTACAG GCTGATGATTAGTGAAGGGATAAGCCAGTCAATTTTGGTAAGTGGAGAGAGTGGAGCGGGAAAGACAGAGAGCACAAAAATGCTTATGCAGTATCTTGCATACATGGGAGGACGAGCGGCAGCTGAGGGAAGGAGCGTGGAACAGCAAGTCCTTGAG TCAAATCCGGTTTTAGAAGCCTTCGGTAATGCTAAGACAGTCAGAAACAACAACTCAAG TCGTTTTGGTAAGTTTGTGGAGCTCCAGTTTGATAAAAGAGGGAGGATATCTGGTGCTGCTATAAAAACATATCTGCTGGAACGATCACGTGTTTGTCAAGTTTCTGATCCTGAGAGAAATTATCACTGCTTCTATTTGCTTTGTGCTGCGCCACCTCAG GATGTTGAAAAATACAAAGTAGGGAATCCTAGGACATTTCATTATCTGAACCAATCAAATTTTTTTGAACTAGCTGGAGTGGATGAGTCAGAGGAATACCTGGCAACGAGGCGGGCTATGGATATTGTTGGGATCAGTCATGATGAGCAG GATGCTATTTTTAGAGTAGTTGCTGCGATTCTTCACTTGGGAAACGTTGAATTTGCAAAGGGAACAGAAACTGATGCTTCAGAACCTAAGGATGATAAGTCTCGGTTCCATCTTAAGATTGCAGCTGAACTATTCAT GTGTGATGAGAAGTCTCTTGAGGACTCCATGTGCAAACGTGTCATGGTAACTCGTGATGAGACCATTACAAAGTCCCTCGATCCACAAGCTGCAGCTGTCAGTAGAGATGCTTTAGCCAAGATAGTTTACTCAAGATTGTTTGATTG GATAGTGAACAAGATCAATAATTCTATTGGCCAAGATCCTGATTCAACTTTCTCAATTGGTGTTCTAGATATCTATGGATTTGAGAGTTTCAAGACAAACAG TTTTGAGCAATTTTGCATTAATTTGACCAATGAAAAACTGCAGCAACATTTCAACCAG CATGTTTTCAAGATGGAGCAAGAAGAGTATACCAAAGAGGAAATTGACTGGAGTTACATAGAGTTCATTGATAACCAAGACATTCTTGATCTTATAGAAAAG AAACCTGGCGGGATCATTGCTCTTCTTGATGAGGCTTG TATGTTCCCAAGATCAACATATGAAACCTTCGCAGAAAAGCTATATCAGACTTTTAAAGATCATAAGCGGTTCAGCAAGCCAAAGTTGTCCCGGACTGATTTTACTATTTGCCACTATGCTGGTGAT GTCACTTACCAAACTGAGTTCTTTTTGGATAAGAACAAGGATTATGTAGTTCCAGAGCACCAAGCAACGCTTACTGCTTCAAGGTGCCACTTTGTCTCTGGCTTGTTTCCACCTTTACCTGAAGAATCTTCTAAACAGACCAAGTTCTCCTCTATTGGCGCTCGATTTAAA CAACAATTGCAAGCATTGCTTGAGACACTTAATGCCACAGAGCCTCATTATGTTCGTTGTGTGAAGCCAAATAATCTTTTGAAGCCAGAAATATTTGAGAATCAAAATGTACTCCAGCAGCTTCGTTGTGGG GGAGTTCTGGAGGCTATTCGGATCAGTTGTGCTGGCTATCCTACTCGGAAACCGTTTGATGAATTCTTAAGCCGGTTTAAGGTCCTTGCTCCTGAGGTTTTAAATGGAAG TATTCTCATTGATAGTATTGACGAGGTCGCCGCTTGCGGGAGACTTTTAGAGAAGGCTGGCCTCAAAGGTTATCAG GTTGGTAAAACAAAAGTGTTTCTTAGAGCCGGTCAAATGGCAGAATTAGACACCCGCCGAAATGAGGTCCTTGGCAGATCTGCTAGCATAATCCAGGCAAAAGCTCGCACATATTTCGCTCGCAAAACTTTTTTGTTGTTACGGGTTTCAGCAATCCAAGTCCAAGCTGTTTGTAGGG GCCAACTTGCACGGGCTATCTACGAGTGCATGAGGAGAGAAGCTGCCTCTCTGAGGATCCAAAAAGATGCACGCAAGTACCTTGCACGGAAATCTTATGGATTGCTGTGCTCTTCAGCTGTTTCAATTCAAGCAGGATTGCGTGGCATGGCTGCTCGAAATGAGCTTCAATTCAGAAAGCGAACAAATGCAGCTATCTTTATCCAG AGTGATTGGCGGAGATACTTGAAACGCCTACATTATAGGAGGATGAAGAAAGCAGCAATTGTGTTACAATGTGCCTGGAGAGCTAAAATGGCCCGCAGAGAATTACGAAAGCTAAAGATG GCAGCGAAAGAAACTGGAGCTCTCCAAGAAGCCAAAAGCAAGCTGGAAAAGGAAGTTGAAGAGCTGACACAGAGACTACAGGTGGAGAAGCTCATGAGG GACAATTTGGAGGAAGCTAAAACCCAGGAAACAATGAAATTACAGTCTGCATTGGGAGAGACAAGGCTTCAGCTTAAAGAAACTAAAGAGCTGCTCATGAAGGAACGTGGGGCTACCACAAAGGACAATCTGGAGGAAACTAAAACCCAGGAAACAATGAAATTACAGTCTGCATTGGAAGAGACAAGGCTTCAGCTTCAAGAAGCAAAAGAGCAGCTCGTGAAGGAACATGGGGCTACCACAAAGGCTGCGGAACAAGGATCTGTTATACAAGAGATCCGAGTTATAGATCAGGGGCTGGTCGACAAGCTTAATGCTGAAAATGAGCAGCTTAAG GTTCTTGTTAACTCATTGGAAAAGAAAATTGATGAAACAGAGAAAAAGTATGAGGAAACAAGCAAATTAAGTGAGGAGCGATTGAAGCAAGCTCTGGATGCAGAGGCTAAGATAATCGAGTTGAAGATTAGCATGCAAAG GCTTGAAGAGAAACTTTCCGATATAGAAGACCAGCAGATTCTTCGACAGCAAGCGTTACATTTACCTTCTGGGAAAACTTCAAACCGTTTCGCAATAAAAACTCAG CCTTCTGAAAATGGTCATCAT GAACCACAGGCTGCAACACCAGCAAGAAGGTTTGGTACAGATTCTATGAGGAGATCCAATGCTGGCGCACAAGGAAAATGGTTTGGTACAGAGTCTATGAGGAGATCCATTGCCGAAAAGCAGCGG GAGAGTGTGGATAATCTTATCAAATGTGTCAGTCAAGATCTAGGGTTCAGTGAAGGGAAACCAGTGGCTGCATTTACCATATACAAATGCCTACTTCATTGGAATTCCTTCGAAGCAGAAAAAACTAATGTATTTGATCGTCTTATTCAGATGATTGGTTCTGCGATAGAG GACGAGACAAACAATAATCACATGGCTTATTGGCTGTCCAACGGTGCAACATTGTTGTTTTTGCTTCAGCATACGCTGAAAACTACTAGTTCAGCTCCAAGTAAACCGCCCCAACCAACATCGTTTTTTGGTAGAATGGCGCAG AGTTTCCGTTCTTCATCAGCCAACATTGCAATTGGTGGTCTCGACACTGTACGCCAAGTTGAGGCAAAGCAGCCAGCTTTGCTTTTCAAGCTACAGCTCAGTGCTTATGTTGAAAAGATTTATGGAATTATTCGAGATAACTGGAAAAGGGACTTGTCTTCATTACTGACTTCATATATCCAG GCATCTCAAATATCAAAAGGTGGCTCCTCGCAATCACCACGGAAGTCCCTCGATGGTCGTTCTCCACAAGGTCCCTGGGACGGCTTAATTGAGAGCCTAAATGGGCTTCTCGGTACACTGAAAGAAAATTAT GTTCATCCAGTTTTTGTCCAGAAAATTCTAAACCAGATTTTTTCGTACATAAATGTTCAGCTTTTCAATAG CCTTCTCCTTAATAAAGAGTGCTGTTCATTCAGCAACGGGGAGTATGTAAAAGCTGGATTGCAAGAACTAGAACTTTGGTGTGGCAATGTTAAAGAAGAG TATGTTGgttcttcttgggatgaactAAAGCATGTGAGGCAGGCAGTAGGATTTTTG